One genomic segment of Komagataella phaffii GS115 chromosome 4, complete sequence includes these proteins:
- a CDS encoding RNA polymerase III subunit C34, with translation MSGLSNAAKEIHNLLIANQGSSLAQEEILEHFKGKDLGEDKIESVADLMKHIQELLNRQLINLSQQGTTLKFSGVDLKQASKISNMSQDEAMIYSYIEGSGREGIWTKTIKAKTNLHQHIVLRCLKSLENQSFIKSVKSVKHPTRKIYMLYHLTPSIEVTGGPWFTDSELDTEFIDSLLIIIWRFIANKTYPNLFGTEGNKAQLYEFSVGLNNAPDVAQINKFIRGSGITNIELTDDDVRSLCDVLCYEEKIEKLEKFGKVDSYKVTWHSVEEAVKLDEPEGDVAPIFTFYDNHKVVNAIDIENPDQNYYLDAYLNQ, from the coding sequence ATGAGCGGACTCAGCAATGCTGCCAAGGAAATACACAATTTGCTGATTGCTAATCAGGGATCATCTTTGGCCCAGGAAGAAATCCTTGAACATTTCAAAGGAAAGGATCTGGGCGAAGATAAGATCGAATCTGTAGCTGATCTGATGAAACACATCCAAGAACTTCTTAACCGCCAACTCATCAATTTGAGCCAACAGGGAACTACCCTAAAATTCAGTGGAGTAGATTTGAAACAGGCTAGTAAGATCTCAAATATGTCTCAAGATGAAGCCATGATTTACTCCTATATCGAAGGTTCAGGGAGGGAAGGAATCTGGACGAAGACAATCAAAGCCAAAACAAATTTACATCAACACATAGTACTAAGATGCTTGAAATCATTAGAAAATCAGAGCTTTATTAAGTCCGTAAAGTCTGTGAAGCATCCCACCAGAAAAATCTATATGTTATACCATCTTACCCCATCTATTGAAGTCACAGGCGGACCTTGGTTCACTGATAGTGAGCTAGACACAGAATTCATAGACAGTTTGTTGATTATAATATGGCGGTTTATTGCTAATAAGACGTATCCTAATTTATTTGGTACTGAGGGCAATAAAGCTCAGTTGTATGAATTTAGTGTTGGTTTGAATAATGCACCCGATGTAGCTCAGATTAACAAATTTATCCGTGGATCCGGTATTACGAACATTGAACTCACAGACGATGATGTTAGGTCACTTTGTGATGTATTATGCTACGAAGAAAAGAtagaaaagttggaaaagtttgGTAAAGTGGATAGTTACAAAGTGACATGGCACAGCGTTGAAGAAGCAGTGAAGTTGGATGAACCAGAGGGAGATGTTGCCCCTATATTCACCTTTTATGACAACCACAAAGTTGTTAACGCTATCGACATTGAAAACCCAGATCAGAACTACTATTTGGATGCATATTTGAATCAGTAA
- a CDS encoding Putative lipoate-protein ligase A family member has product MFKRYFTKRLVRSISSRTGIANDPFQNASKRSIQETLETDPNLEGFLANDSWSQTQNAEQEDDPFDFSDLPQLRNIPSYLENIEPGQVYSKDQLPSPRKDQPPESIDPPNYNGIESTGQSQSQLQEMIRDYIDYDLFQEFLTFMHYGDYHTQPKPTMSLTDFLKSPTPAVVFSKFTNPHINLALEMFIYDTMPLPHQRLLFYKNNSCIVIGKNQNPYKEVNLKYANTTQTPILRRYSGGGTVVHDQGNLNFSFMSTKKDFHRTAFTSNIISRVNELIFKEYPMGFNVDVDKIEWKSKFVGLPKFRLSTNGKGDIVSEKDSYKISGSAFKLSKGKSLHHGTLLMNSDLKELGKLLRVSEARQKSIHFTGTESIRSKVKNLGIDPDLFMFESLKAFIEMHGHESHAIQLPNAFEIDGKYCHSIVVDDLDQLPQPVWNYYNELKSWDWNFGRTPKFEHTISHDDFACVLHVNRGMVTNVDLSILDESSSDSIHQIFSSLLAAIEKEPIKYQGKILSKYIQDSTISDWLKWEVDFGISYENVGCTSTPAK; this is encoded by the coding sequence ATGTTCAAGAGGTATTTCACAAAGAGACTTGTAAGGTCTATCTCTTCCAGAACTGGTATTGCAAATGatccttttcaaaatgcttcaaaacgttccattcaagaaactttaGAAACCGACCCAAACTTAGAAGGGTTTCTAGCAAATGACTCTTGGTCTCAAACCCAAAATGCCGAACAGGAAGACGATCCCTTCGACTTCTCTGACCTGCCACAGTTGAGAAATATACCTTCTTATTTGGAGAACATAGAACCAGGGCAAGTCTACTCAAAAGATCAATTACCATCGCCGAGAAAGGACCAACCACCTGAATCCATAGATCCTCCTAACTATAACGGCATCGAGTCGACTGGCCAATCTCAATCCCAGCTGCAAGAAATGATTAGAGATTATATTGACTATGATCTCTTCCAAGAGTTTCTTACATTCATGCACTATGGTGATTACCATACTCAGCCAAAACCCACCATGTCCTTGacagattttttgaaatctcCAACGCCAGCTGTAGTCTTCTCCAAATTTACCAACCCTCACATAAATTTGGCATTGGAGATGTTTATCTACGATACAATGCCATTACCGCATCAAAGACTGTTATTCTATAAAAACAACTCTTGCATAGTAATTGGTAAAAACCAAAATCCATACAAAGAGGTCAATCTAAAGTATGCTAATACTACTCAAACGCCAATTTTGAGAAGATACTCAGGAGGAGGGACAGTTGTACACGATCAGGGGAACTTAAACTTCAGTTTCATGTCTACGAAGAAGGATTTTCATAGGACTGCTTTCACTTCCAATATCATTTCTAGGGTTAACGAActtatcttcaaagaatatCCCATGGGATTCAATGTTGATGTGGATAAAATTGAGTGGAAGTCCAAGTTTGTGGGATTGCCCAAGTTCAGACTATCTACCAATGGAAAGGGTGATATTGTGAGTGAGAAAGACTCGTACAAGATATCTGGATCAGCATTTAAATTGTCAAAGGGTAAATCACTGCATCATGGAACATTGTTGATGAATTCTGATTTAAAAGAATTAGGGAAGTTATTGAGGGTATCTGAAGCCCGTCAGAAGTCAATCCATTTTACGGGAACCGAATCAATTCGGTCTAAGGTCAAAAATTTAGGAATTGATCCTGACCTTTTCATGtttgaatcattgaaaGCATTTATTGAAATGCATGGTCACGAATCTCATGCAATCCAGCTACCTAATgcctttgaaattgatggAAAGTACTGTCATAGTATTGTCGTTGACGATCTGGATCAGTTACCACAGCCTGTGTGGAACTATTACAACGAACTAAAATCGTGGGATTggaattttggaagaactcCCAAATTTGAACATACCATATCACACGATGATTTTGCGTGTGTTTTGCATGTAAATAGGGGAATGGTTACTAATGTTGATCTCAGCATTCTTGATGAATCTTCCTCGGATTCCATCCACCAGATATTTTCCTCATTGCTGGCAGCAATAGAAAAGGAACCAATAAAGTACCAAGGGAAAATACTTTCAAAATACATCCAGGACAGCACAATCTCTGACTGGCTGAAATGGGAAGTAGACTTTGGTATCTCCTATGAGAATGTCGGGTGTACCAGTACCCCTGCCAAATGA
- a CDS encoding Phospholipase C codes for MDLSSRLSSLRNIDSSSDTLPSYSNPNDRNIIKSLLVKGKSLIGKEKHRTFDLPQSNKEHFPSHPIDKKTIPPEFISPGVPLVRVTHKKKVNKSFRIDFDNGLLVWDSKASSSIKISKIKQIRQQHQAWNYIEELQVPRSLTKFWISIIYIPAKKHKHNNIKTLHLIAGSEESYSLVVETLTNMVAFNDTLRKTQDLMMVADYCWNNISSNGVVTLEGISGLINHYDMCTESDYIKSLFDTVNPTDCALTFDQFKTFISLLQERKEVTQLFYYLTSHESNQNQNNITLPTFTIFLRDIQEETMSDKEILTCFTSLAIANAQIPLSEFTKFFLSDYLQPIKNIQSEEDLTRPLNEYFISSSHNTYLLGRQIVGISSVEGYVKALQKGCRCIEIDIWDGSITTNLEEISPPLHDETNDSMRPVVKHGRSFTSAVDLKQVLKTIKKNAFIRSSLPLILSLEIHCNLENQLTVKRLILETFGTALVKEPIMGNESFLPSPLELMHRVLIKVKKTKTVSKSGAANNTSTSLSSSFGTSVSGLSEDETKNSSKLPIKKISKEKIHPELSFLGIYLSGIKFRNFSLPESKSFNHVFSFSESKLKRFMKEETKIIALLKHNKRYLMRAYPARFRYSSTNFNPLPFWEIGVPMVATNWQTFDLGQQLNEALFDQPFNSPLQGYVLKPSNLRNITITSNKKVDLLKNQAYCKLINVNVQVITARQLSLSNFKKQPINPFVEFEIHGCNLSCKDQGKILRTKTVQNNGFNPSWDENFNVSFKTNQNNLNFIRLLVKNDTGSSTYDGNDDNENNNNNNNDSNDNSELISSWCARLAYVKNGYRYLRLVDAQGEESLCATLFVKFDITEERIITD; via the coding sequence ATGGACTTGTCTTCAAGGCTGTCCTCCCTCAGAAACATTGACTCAAGTTCTGACACACTCCCCAGTTACAGCAACCCCAATGACCGAAACATCATCAAGTCCCTGCTGGTCAAAGGAAAGAGTTTGATCGGTAAAGAGAAACACAGAACTTTTGACCTGCCCCAATCCAACAAAGAACACTTTCCTTCACATCCGATTGACAAGAAGACCATACCCCCAGAATTTATATCTCCGGGAGTTCCCCTAGTCAGAGTGACacacaagaaaaaagttaATAAATCATTCAGAATAGATTTTGATAATGGACTACTTGTTTGGGATAGCAAAGCTTCTTCGTCCATAAAGATCAGCAAGATTAAACAGATAAGACAACAGCACCAAGCTTGGAACTATATTGAAGAGCTACAAGTTCCTCGATCATTAACTAAATTCTGGATTTCAATCATTTACATTCCTGCAAAGAAACACAAGCATAATAATATCAAGACACTTCATTTGATTGCCGGCTCAGAAGAATCGTATTCACTGGTGGTTGAAACTCTGACGAATATGGTAGCTTTTAACGACACATTGAGGAAAACTCAGGACCTCATGATGGTGGCAGACTACTGTTGGAATAACATTAGCTCCAATGGAGTGGTCACACTTGAGGGAATCTCGGGATTGATCAATCATTATGACATGTGTACAGAGTCAGACTatatcaaatctttgttcGATACCGTCAACCCCACCGATTGTGCTTTGACCTTTGACCaattcaaaactttcattaGCCTGCTCCAAGAGAGAAAAGAGGTCACCCAACTATTTTATTATCTGACCTCTCACGAGAGCaaccaaaatcaaaataaTATTACTTTACCAACATTCACGATCTTTTTGAGGGATATACAGGAGGAAACAATGTCCGATAAAGAGATTTTAACTTGCTTCACCTCTCTTGCAATTGCAAACGCTCAAATACCTTTGAGCGAGTTCAcaaagttttttctttctgacTACTTACAACCCATCAAGAACATTCAAAGTGAAGAAGACCTCACACGTCCTCTTAATGAATATTTCATATCCTCATCTCACAATACCTATTTGCTGGGAAGACAAATTGTAGGTATATCTTCTGTGGAAGGCTATGTGAAAGCCCTACAAAAAGGCTGCAGGTgcattgaaattgacaTATGGGATGGGAGTATTACCACCAATTTGGAGGAGATTTCTCCTCCTTTGCATGATGAGACGAACGATTCTATGAGACCAGTGGTGAAACATGGTAGATCCTTCACAAGTGCCGTTGATCTCAAACAGGTATTGAAAACcatcaaaaaaaatgcaTTTATTAGATCATCTTTACCTTTAATCCTCTCCTTGGAAATTCATTGCAACCTAGAGAACCAATTGACAGTAAAGAGGCTAATTTTAGAAACTTTTGGGACTGCATTAGTAAAGGAACCTATCATGGGAAACGAATCATTTTTACCGAGCCCGCTAGAGCTCATGCATCGGGTTTTAATTAAAGTGAAAAAGACTAAAACAGTGAGCAAGTCCGGAGCTGCAAACAATACCAGTACCAGTTTAAGTAGTAGTTTTGGAACAAGCGTATCCGGATTGagtgaagatgaaacaAAGAATTCTAGCAAGCTCCCTATTAAGAagatttccaaagaaaagattcacCCTGAGTTaagttttcttggaatttaTTTGTCGGGAATAAAGttcagaaacttttctttaCCTGAATCCAAATCATTCAACCACGTTTTTTCCTTTAGTGAGTCCAAACTGAAAAGGTTTATGAAGGAAGAAACCAAAATAATTGCCCTTTTGAAACATAATAAACGATATCTAATGAGAGCATATCCTGCTAGATTCCGTTATTCGTCAACCAACTTCAATCCGTTGCCATTTTGGGAGATAGGAGTACCAATGGTTGCTACAAACTGGCAGACGTTTGATTTAGGGCAGCAACTCAACGAGGCTTTATTTGATCAACCATTTAACAGCCCCTTGCAGGGGTATGTGCTGAAGCCCTCAAACCTCAGAAATATCACCATTACATCTAACAAGAAGGTTgatttgctgaaaaatcAAGCCTATTGCAAGTTGATCAATGTTAATGTTCAAGTTATTACGGCCAGACAACTTTCTCTTAGcaatttcaagaagcaACCAATCAACCCGTTcgttgaatttgaaattcaTGGATGTAATCTGTCTTGCAAAGATCAAGGCAAAATCTTGAGAACAAAAACGGTTCAAAACAATGGTTTCAATCCCTCTTGGGACGAGAACTTCAACGTGtccttcaaaacaaatcagaacaatttgaatttcattAGGCTCTTAGTGAAAAATGACACCGGTAGTTCAACTTATGATGGCAATGACGATAACGAAAATAataacaacaacaacaacgATAGTAACGACAATTCGGAGTTAATATCTTCCTGGTGTGCAAGATTGGCTTATGTGAAAAATGGCTACAGATATCTACGTTTAGTGGATGCGCAAGGCGAAGAGAGTCTGTGTGCTACTTTATTTGTCAAATTTGATATTACTGAAGAGAGAATAATTACCGATTAA
- a CDS encoding Nucleotide exchange factor for Gsp1p, localizes to the nucleus has product MARLVRKRGETEPNGPSVKRAKSAASTLASRRASRLPSINEFPKAKTEKLDLFVFGTGSMSELGLGPAASTKEVKRPRLNPLLKKDEVGIVDFAVGGMHTLALDYKNQVWSWGGNDSGVLGRDTSQAQEQLRDMDDEDDDDEDGDLNELESTPGLVEGLPDNQIVQLIATDNLSGVLLENGEVWAWGTFRCNEGLLGFLDSEGIQKTPRHIPGFVNIVQVASGKDHIIGLDNKGIPYAWGNGQQFQLGRRILERTRLQSLEPREFGLRKIKFVGSGEFHSFAISENGKVYAWGLNQFGQCGVPINIEDGAVIAKPTEIEELTGKDVVYITGGEHHSLALTKSGEVYVFGRYDMKEIGIKKDNLPEDAYKDANGNTRAVPVPTKLTTLPKIKAVTAGSHHSLAITESGVVYSWGFADTYAVGLGPVDEDVETPTRIENTATKEHDIKIIGAGGQFSVSGGVKLTSEEEIEKRLDEIEKFEDSL; this is encoded by the coding sequence ATGGCTCGTTTAGTAAGGAAGAGAGGAGAAACCGAGCCCAATGGGCCTTCTGTGAAGAGAGCAAAGTCTGCTGCATCAACCTTAGCTTCAAGACGGGCTTCTAGACTACCTTCCATCAACGAATTCCCCAAAGCTAAGACTGAAAAGTTAGATCTATTCGTTTTTGGTACAGGCTCGATGTCTGAACTGGGGTTAGGCCCAGCAGCAAGCACAAAAGAGGTCAAGCGACCCAGATTGAATccacttttgaagaaagacGAAGTCGGAATTGTTGACTTTGCAGTAGGTGGAATGCACACTCTAGCTTTAGATTATAAGAACCAGGTCTGGTCCTGGGGAGGAAACGACAGCGGAGTACTGGGAAGGGACACCAGCCAAGCACAGGAACAACTAAGAGACATggacgatgaagacgatgatgatgaagatggtGATTTGAACGAATTAGAATCCACTCCAGGCTTGGTTGAAGGATTGCCAGACAATCAGattgttcaattgattgCCACTGATAACCTGAGCGGTGTTCTATTGGAAAATGGTGAAGTATGGGCCTGGGGTACGTTTAGATGTAATGAAGGATTACTGGGATTTTTAGACAGTGAAGGAATACAGAAAACTCCAAGACACATTCCAGGATTTGTTAATATCGTCCAAGTAGCTTCGGGAAAGGATCACATCATTGGGTTGGACAACAAAGGTATTCCTTATGCTTGGGGAAACGGCCAGCAATTTCAATTAGGGCGCCGAATCCTAGAAAGAACTAGATTGCAATCATTGGAGCCAAGAGAGTTCGGGCTACGGAAGATCAAGTTTGTAGGATCCGGAGAATTTCACTCTTTTGCTATTTCCGAAAATGGCAAAGTTTACGCCTGGGGATTGAACCAATTTGGACAATGTGGCGTTCCAATTAACATTGAAGATGGTGCTGTCATAGCAAAACcaactgaaattgaagaattgacTGGAAAGGATGTTGTCTATATTACTGGAGGTGAGCATCACTCTTTAGCATTAACAAAATCAGGAGAGGTTTATGTTTTTGGCAGATATGATATGAAAGAGATTGGTATCAAAAAAGACAATCTTCCTGAGGATGCTTACAAAGATGCCAACGGAAACACTCGTGCAGTTCCTGTTCCAACAAAGTTGACCACCCTTCCTAAGATAAAGGCAGTAACTGCTGGTTCTCATCATTCTCTTGCAATCACAGAATCAGGAGTGGTCTACTCGTGGGGGTTTGCTGATACTTATGCTGTTGGTTTAGGTCCcgttgatgaagatgtGGAAACACCAACCAGAATTGAGAATACAGCAACAAAGGAACATgacatcaaaatcattggtGCAGGTGGACAATTCAGTGTCAGTGGTGGAGTCAAGTTGAcatctgaagaagaaattgagaaaAGACTTGACgagattgaaaaatttgaagactCCCTTTAA
- a CDS encoding Essential 70kDa subunit of the exocyst complex, translated as MQRIPIDLDEAESTVLDDSLNKTNTISVAISKKLNDISYKSTLSAKKLKPLISDIDALKIYNDNIDNMMLILRDVKDYAKEASQYQTTLNRIGSIDNANDCKKYISSIDQARSTLNNQDQSQEGGIFKGVNSSLIRSINDAELHLITTFRNLLIENSKPFDPQMFMTKREAFPFFEEETVGILRLIFAYFERRNQDAKLVRVVVEQRFRLVYESMERLEMFVKPTLNSKTYEKNSNGVSNYSEAFISFITNENAFYEELFESSRNKSQLISDTLVAVFEKLIDNFIRLIKELTDFIETHLDTHGFLSFEVIESCQNVRKYCHDYDLDSCISSQAEQMLNLIKNQPIKVFSNILRDIDNGYLHLSSLPTDPTTIVRPISELTNKLKRINDNKESCWLVMQDIGPKNWLPLNTANTPEWRKDNIYLKENLEPSKDSKLNLAKFVCHCIECAIINLHIKGKELKYNGLGVLVYSNFYFLEEFIHRSNIERILGSYGETRLQKLEKKNSIIVTNDWMTVTQPLIDQTIITGTQMQDNLSTSKGRDAIKERFKTFNQEFEKIVQRYKNYNITDPTLKKKLLSSIVAMAPLYYRFYDKYNVPQFLKHGGSKVIKYDKSGFDRMLDSI; from the coding sequence ATGCAACGAATCCCaattgatttggatgaAGCTGAATCAACTGTTCTTGATGATAGTCTGAACAAGACGAATACCATTTCGGTTGCTATTAGTAAGAAATTGAATGATATATCGTACAAGAGCACCTTGAGCgccaaaaagttgaaaccTTTAATCAGTGATATTGATGCACTCAAAATCTATAATGACAATATTGATAACATGATGCTGATTCTACGAGATGTTAAAGACTATGCTAAAGAGGCATCTCAATATCAGACAACTCTAAATAGGATTGGGTCTATTGACAACGCTAACGATTGCAAGAAATACATTTCATCGATTGATCAAGCAAGAAGCACTTTAAACAATCAAGACCAATCCCAAGAAGGAGGGATATTTAAAGGAGTGAATTCCAGTTTGATAAGATCAATAAATGATGCAGAACTACACCTAATAACGACGTTCCGTAATTTGTTGATTGAAAACTCCAAACCATTTGATCCGCAAATGTTTATGACTAAACGTGAAGCATTCCccttttttgaagaagaaaccgTAGGCATTCTACGCCTGATTTTTGCATATTTTGAAAGGAGAAATCAAGACGCAAAGTTAGTAAGAGTGGTCGTGGAACAGAGGTTTAGGTTGGTCTACGAATCGATGGAGAGGTTGGAAATGTTCGTGAAACCTACTCTGAATTCCAAAACGTACGAAAAAAATTCCAATGGTGTTAGTAACTATTCTGAGGCATTTATTTCGTTTATTACGAATGAAAATGCATTCTATGAAGAGCTGTTTGAATCCAGCAGGAACAAAAGCCAATTGATTAGTGATACCTTAGTTgcagtttttgaaaagttgattgaCAACTTTATTAGGCTGATAAAGGAACTGACGGATTTTATCGAAACCCATTTGGACACGCACGGCTTTCTGTCCTTCGAAGTCATTGAATCATGCCAGAATGTTCGAAAATATTGCCACGATTACGATTTAGACTCATGCATTTCAAGTCAAGCAGAACAAATGCTCAACTTAATTAAAAACCAACCGATTAAAGTTTTTTCTAACATTCTGCGAGACATCGATAATGGATATTTGCACCTTTCATCATTGCCAACAGATCCAACAACTATTGTAAGACCAATATCTGAACTCACTAATAAACTGAAACGTATCAATGACAACAAAGAGTCGTGCTGGCTTGTAATGCAAGATATAGGCCCTAAGAACTGGCTTCCCTTGAATACTGCCAATACTCCAGAATGGAGAAAGGACAATATctatttgaaagaaaatttggaaCCCTCGAAGGATAGCAAGCTGAATCTTGCAAAGTTTGTTTGTCACTGCATAGAGTGTGCTATCATTAATCTTCACATAAAGGGTAAGGAATTGAAGTACAACGGTCTCGGTGTACTGGTATACAGTAACTTCTATTTCTTAGAAGAGTTCATCCATAGATCCAATATAGAGAGGATTTTAGGGTCGTATGGCGAAACAAGATTGcagaaactggaaaagaagaacagtATAATTGTGACTAACGACTGGATGACCGTTACTCAGCCTTTAATTGATCAGACGATTATTACAGGTACGCAAATGCAAGATAATTTGTCCACTTCAAAAGGCAGAGACGCTataaaagaaagatttaAGACATTCAACCaggaatttgaaaagattgttCAACGGTACAAAAATTACAACATCACTGATCCtacattgaagaagaagctaCTTTCTTCTATTGTTGCTATGGCCCCATTATATTACAGATTCTATGATAAATATAATGTGCCCCAGTTCTTGAAGCACGGAGGAAGCAAAGTCATCAAGTACGACAAGAGCGGTTTTGATAGAATGCTAGATTCCATTTAA
- a CDS encoding Sporulation-specific exo-1,3-beta-glucanase, with amino-acid sequence MMISAFVWSSLIVGLISGLLALEHPQFKEFSNRTIIQHNDLLERNRSTSRFDKPPKLYGVALGGWLVLEPYITPSLFNDTVEETVDEYTLCHKLGKQKATEVLKKHWSTFITESDIIKIKNVGLNSVRIPIGYWAYDLLEDDPYIQGQDEFLSQCIDWCAKHGLSVWIDLHGAPSSQNGFDNSGRRGRAGWQDEQRYIDKTLYVLETIAKRHGNKSNVIGIEILNEPFGPVLNIEKLKQFYQKGITVIRNTGYSKDIVISDAFQGIFYWNDFQPSDSNLILDRHHYEVFSDGQLRSSFEGHLRGIEAFGRAIAIEKPTVVVGEWSAAITDCAPWVNGAGRPSRYHGMVLEDGTVGDCSGATNIEQWAGKRREEFLKIIETSLKAYNAADGWFFWCWKTESALEWDMEKLLHYTLFPSGWV; translated from the coding sequence ATGATGATTAGTGCGTTTGTTTGGTCAAGTCTAATTGTTGGTCTAATTTCTGGCTTGTTGGCCCTTGAACATCCTCAGTTCAAGGAATTTTCTAACCGCACAATTATTCAACATAATGATttacttgaaagaaacCGGTCAACAAGTAGATTTGATAAACCACCTAAATTATACGGAGTTGCATTGGGTGGCTGGCTTGTTCTTGAACCATATATCACCCCCagtcttttcaatgatacCGTGGAAGAAACTGTGGACGAGTACACTCTATGTCATAAACTAGGCAAGCAAAAAGCTACTGAAGTGCTAAAAAAGCATTGGTCGACTTTTATTACGGAAAGTGACATTATCAAGATTAAGAACGTTGGTTTGAACAGTGTAAGAATTCCCATTGGCTACTGGGCGTatgatcttcttgaagatgatccTTATATTCAGGGTCAAGATGAATTTTTATCCCAATGTATAGACTGGTGTGCCAAACATGGTCTGAGTGTTTGGATAGATTTGCATGGTGCTCCTAGTTCACAAAACGGATTTGACAATTCTGGGCGTAGAGGAAGAGCTGGATGGCAGGATGAGCAGAGGTATATTGACAAGACATTATATGTGCTAGAAACAATTGCCAAACGGCATGGAAATAAATCCAATGTTATTGGAATCGAAATTCTAAACGAGCCTTTTGGCCCAGTTTTgaacattgaaaagttAAAACAGTTCTATCAAAAGGGGATAACGGTGATTAGGAATACAGGCTACTCCAAAGATATAGTGATATCTGATGCATTCCAAGGAATATTTTATTGGAACGATTTTCAGCCCTCAGATTCAAATCTTATTCTAGATAGACACCATTACGAAGTTTTCTCCGATGGACAGCTAAGATCCAGTTTCGAAGGTCATCTGAGGGGTATTGAGGCTTTTGGCAGGGCCATTGCCATAGAGAAGCCTACAGTAGTAGTTGGAGAATGGTCTGCAGCTATTACAGATTGTGCTCCCTGGGTCAATGGTGCCGGAAGACCTTCAAGATATCATGGAATGgttcttgaagatggaaCGGTTGGAGATTGTTCTGGTGCTACCAACATTGAACAGTGGGCAGGGAAAAGACGTGAAGAATTTTTAAAGATAATCGAGACTTCATTAAAGGCCTACAATGCAGCTGACGGGTGGTTTTTCTGGTGTTGGAAAACCGAATCCGCTTTGGAATGGGATATGGAGAAGCTCTTACATTATACTCTTTTTCCCTCGGGTTGGGTTTAA